The following are encoded in a window of Pseudomonas sp. St316 genomic DNA:
- a CDS encoding 3-hydroxybutyryl-CoA dehydrogenase, with amino-acid sequence MTLQNIGVIGAGTMGNGIAQVCALAGFNVTLIDISEGALQKAVATVNKNLDRQVSKNTLTHEQKLAALDRIRTSTEYHSLQNAQLVIEAATENLDLKLRVLQQIAAQVSAECVIASNTSSLSITQLAASVSRPERFIGLHFFNPVPVMGLIEVIRGLQTSDATRALALEMASTLGKTAITAANRPGFVVNRILVPMINEAILVLQEGLASAEDIDVGMRLGCNQPIGPLALADLIGLDTLLAILEAFYDGFNDSKYRPAPLLKEMVAAGYLGRKTGRGFHAYA; translated from the coding sequence ATGACTCTTCAGAATATAGGCGTCATCGGCGCCGGCACCATGGGCAATGGCATCGCGCAGGTCTGCGCCCTGGCTGGTTTCAATGTGACCTTGATTGACATATCCGAGGGTGCCTTGCAAAAGGCAGTCGCAACCGTCAATAAAAACCTTGATCGACAGGTTTCCAAAAACACCCTGACACATGAGCAAAAGCTCGCGGCTCTCGACAGGATACGCACCAGTACTGAATACCACAGCCTGCAAAACGCGCAACTGGTGATCGAGGCCGCCACCGAAAACCTCGACCTGAAACTGCGCGTGCTACAACAAATCGCCGCGCAGGTCAGCGCCGAATGTGTAATCGCCTCCAATACCTCATCGCTGTCCATTACCCAATTAGCTGCCAGTGTGAGCCGGCCTGAACGCTTCATCGGCCTGCACTTTTTTAACCCAGTGCCGGTAATGGGCCTGATCGAAGTGATACGCGGTCTGCAAACCAGCGATGCTACCCGTGCCCTGGCGCTGGAAATGGCATCCACGCTCGGCAAGACCGCGATCACCGCTGCCAACCGTCCGGGTTTCGTGGTCAACCGGATCCTGGTGCCAATGATCAATGAAGCAATCCTGGTGCTTCAGGAAGGCTTGGCCAGCGCCGAAGATATCGACGTGGGCATGCGCCTGGGCTGCAACCAGCCAATCGGCCCGCTGGCGCTGGCGGACCTGATCGGCCTGGATACCCTACTCGCTATCCTTGAAGCGTTCTACGATGGTTTCAACGACAGCAAATACCGCCCCGCGCCACTGCTCAAGGAGATGGTTGCCGCCGGTTACCTGGGACGCAAAACAGGGCGTGGCTTCCATGCCTATGCCTGA
- a CDS encoding AlpA family transcriptional regulator, which produces MSSQSFPIAKHQPQVERHIMRREEVEQKTGFKRAHIYSLMKEGKFPQAKRIGLRAVGWDSMEIERWVTDRLAQQR; this is translated from the coding sequence ATGTCCAGCCAGTCCTTCCCCATCGCTAAGCATCAACCACAAGTCGAACGCCATATTATGCGGCGTGAAGAGGTGGAGCAAAAAACCGGCTTCAAGCGCGCGCACATTTACAGCTTGATGAAGGAGGGCAAATTCCCACAAGCCAAGCGCATTGGATTGCGTGCTGTGGGATGGGACTCAATGGAGATCGAGCGATGGGTCACCGATCGCTTGGCGCAGCAGCGCTGA
- a CDS encoding TetR/AcrR family transcriptional regulator, with translation MPMPERCSRFAEYRDKVLELFASKGFGQVGMRELATCLGLSPGSLYHHYPSKQHLLLDLIEEFYEELLATLARIKQTATTKRDRLKPLIRAHQDLHREMPWHFRLVERDSGCLNEEQQERVRQLREQYERQLLMMLGVRSRLSEQGRAVGHAIATLLNSAPGWLTHYSLEEREHDSLIENLVSGAIERSLASGNKPGLGFKKHPQETHTPAAVQKTYSELHCRKTS, from the coding sequence ATGCCTATGCCTGAGCGTTGCTCGCGCTTCGCCGAGTATCGGGACAAGGTGCTGGAGCTTTTTGCCAGCAAAGGGTTCGGTCAGGTCGGCATGCGAGAGCTTGCCACGTGCCTGGGGCTGTCCCCAGGCTCGCTGTATCACCACTACCCCAGCAAACAACACTTGCTGCTCGACCTGATCGAAGAATTTTACGAAGAGCTGCTGGCAACCCTGGCGCGCATCAAGCAAACGGCTACGACAAAACGCGACAGGCTCAAGCCATTGATCCGCGCCCACCAGGATCTACATCGGGAGATGCCTTGGCATTTTCGCCTGGTGGAGCGTGACAGCGGTTGTTTGAATGAAGAACAGCAAGAACGGGTCCGACAACTTCGCGAACAGTACGAACGCCAACTGCTAATGATGCTCGGTGTCCGCTCCCGACTCAGTGAACAGGGCCGAGCCGTCGGTCATGCCATTGCCACGCTGCTTAACAGCGCGCCCGGTTGGCTGACGCACTATTCGCTGGAGGAACGAGAGCACGATAGTCTGATAGAAAACCTGGTGAGTGGCGCCATCGAGAGGTCGCTGGCATCTGGCAATAAGCCTGGCCTTGGTTTCAAAAAACACCCCCAGGAAACTCATACCCCCGCCGCAGTCCAGAAAACTTATTCGGAGCTCCACTGCAGGAAGACATCGTAG